AGTGTAAGGTAAGCAATCAAGGAGAGACCCCATGTCCACAGATACGACACACTCCAACCAGCAGCCAACGATCGGCGTCGACGCCGCCCTGCTCGAGCGCTACTCGGCTGTCCAGACGGAAACCGACCAGTTGATCGTCTACGACGAACGGGACGACGACGCCTGGATTCAGTCGGACGACTGGATCGACGCGCTCACAATGGCGTGAACTGCGAACTCGAGCAGTGTGCCGTATCAGTCGTCGCCGACGACGCTCTCTTCGGTGGCAGCACACCGGTTCGGTCCCAGCTCGAGTTCGTCGGCCTCGTCCTTGCTTTCCAATTCGCGCTTGCCCTCGTTCGTCGCGATGACTTCTTCGTAGTTCGGGGGCTTTTCTGGGATGGTTTCGAACGCGGCCTGGACGTACTCGTCTTTGTCCATCTGGATCATTTCGTTGTGGGTCCGGATGTGGCCGATGGGAGACTGCATCGGCAGCCCGGGCGTGACACCGATGTACTCGCCGTCGTCGGTGACGTTGAAGTGCCCCGGAAGGACCGTCACGGTGTCCGGCTCAGCCATCAGCTTCTGTAGCGTCTCGTAGAGCACCCCCGACGCCTCCTCGGCGTCACCGCCTTCGAACTGGAGTTCGGTCCGGCCCACGGACTCGACGAACAGGGTATCGCCGGTCATGATCGCCTCGTCTTCAACCAGCCAGCTCGTCGAGCCAGTGGTGTGCCCAGGCGTGTGGACACCCTTCATTGTGATCTCGCCGATGTCGACGGTATCGTTTGGGTCGACGGGATCGTATTCGAACTGCGGGTCCCGTGTCTCGATCTCGCTCCCGAGGTAGTACGGGACGTTCAGTTCGTCACGCAGGCGCTTCCCGCCGGTCATCAAGTGGTCGGCGTGAATGTGTGTCTCGAAGATCGCCGTCACGTCGAAGCCGCGGTCCCGGGCAGCCTCGAGGAACTGTTGGGTATGCCGGGATGAATCGACGATCGCCGCCTTGCCGGTGCGTCGGCACCCGACGACGTAGCCAAGACAGCCTTTCGCGCGGCGCTGGAGTTGGAGGATCTCGATGTCGTCGTCTCGCGTCGCGATGGGGACGACGTCGTACACTCGGCTCCAGGCCTCCATACCGCCGTCGACCGTGGACACGTTCTTGTAGTTCCGTTCGTCGAGCCACTCGCCAAGCGCCTTGGAGGACCTGCCGACAGCACAGATGGTGATGATTTCGGTATCCTCCTCGAGTTCGTCTCGGACCGCGTCGAAATCGCCCCGGAGTTCGTCGTCCGTGGCCGAATACTCCATGTTCTCAGCCGCCGCGATGTGCCAGTTTTCGTAGTCCTCGGGGCTCCGGCTGTCGAAGAGGGCGAAGTCTTCGTCTCGGTCGATCTTCTCTTTGAGTTCGTCTGCCGTGATTAAATCTGTCATGAGTTGGTATGAGTGTTGGTTCGCTATCGGGTATCCGAACGACAGGTCGCACGGACGAGGGTCATCATCGCGCTCCCACCCGTCGGAGGAAATCGACGATTCGACCGATGCCGCGCCGGACGTTCCGATTCCGAAGTGCGCCGAGCAGCCCCAGGATCCCCATCTCTTTGGGCTCTTCCTCGGCGAATGCGCCCAGGCCGGCGTCGAGTGTCTTGAGGACCTGGGGATCGCCGATCCGCTGCGTGAGCCACATCATGTGTCCCAGATTCTGTCCGAGTTCGTATGGATCGGTGTCGTACTCGGCGGTCGCGTCGACTAACCCGGCCGCGACGAGGCGGGACTGTCGGATCGCTGGCCGCAAATCGCCGCTGGCATCTTGGAGTTCCGGAATGAGGTCGTCGACCAGCCCTTCTGTCGCATCCAGTAGATCAAGTGTCTCGGCAAGCGTATCTGCGTTCTCGCCCAGCCGCTCGACGAGGACGACGATGTCCTCGCGCTCGACGGCCATTCGGAGCCGCCGGAGAACGTCACGGTTCTCACGAACGGCAAAACGGAGTTCTGGCGCCAGATCCGAGGCCAGTCCTTCCGTCGCATCCAGCAGGCCGAGCAGTTCGGTCAGCTCTTCGGAGTGTTCGCCGAGTTGCTGGAGAAGGACGACGGTCTCCTCGCGCTCGAAGGCCATCCGGACCTCACGGAGCGGTTCGCGGTTCTCCCGGACAGCCGTCCGCATCTCGGGAGCAAGCTCCGCAGCCGTCTCCTGAATGACGGTCAGCAGCTCGAGCAGTTCCCGCAGTTCGTCGGCGTTCTCGTTGAGTGTCGCGGCGAGTTCCGCCATCTCCTCGTCGCTGAGGGCCGCTTCGGTCGCGTCACTCGCATCTGTTTTGCTCATGGGTCTATACCGGGAGTGGGTCGTAGCCGTGCATCCACAGGTTCCAGTACACCGACGGCAGGACGTTGACGTCCATGATCCAATTAGAGCGGGTCTCGACGGGTGCAGAGATGCTTTCCTCGTAGTCGAACTCCGCGATCATCGCTTTGCCTTTCTGAGTCAGCAGGGGACATGCCGCATAGCCGTCGTATTCCGGCTTGAGTTCTCGGTCGTTCATCGCGCGGACGACGTTCTCTGCCACGGTGTGGGACTCCTTGCGGGCAGCGGCGGCAGTCTTGGAGTGCGGTGCGTTCTCGCAGTCCCCCAGCGCGAAGACGGTCTCGTACTCGTCGTGCTGAAGGGTGTGCTTGTCGATCGTGACGTACTCGCCGTCGTGTTCGTCGTCACCTTCGGTCAGTGGCGAGCTGTCGGTGATGGCTTGCTGGCCGTACTGTGGCGAGACGGGTGTGTAGAAGTCGTACTCGATCTGGCCGTTGTCCGTGTGGATGACCTGCGCGTCCGGGTCGACCTCGCTGACCGACGTGTTAGCCTTGAACTCGATGTCGCGCTCGTCCCAGATATCGTATAGTTTGTCGCGATAGGGCTGGACGCCGAAGTGGTGGTCGGCGTTCCGAGTCATGATGAACTCGGCGTCGTCGCGGAACCCCTGTCGCCGGGCATAGTCCTCGGCGAGCATCGCCATCTTCAGCGGCGCACCCGGACACTTGAACGGTGTATCCGGAATCGTGACGACGAAGGTGCCGCCATCGAAGTCCTGAAGTCCCTCACGCATCTCGAGGGCTGCTTCGTAGTGGTAGAACGGATACACCACATCGGTTTCTTCCCACGCTTCGACCATTCCCGGGGTCGTCTCCGGGGCGAGCCGGTGCCCGGTGGCCACCACCAGATAGTCGTAGGTCAGATCATCGTCAGCCTCCTCGAGGTGAACGACCTGGTCGTCGGGGTCGACACCAGTCACCGCGTCGTGGACGAACTCGACATCGCTGTGGATGAGATCGCGGACGTCCCGCGACTGCTCTGGCTCCAGATAGCCGAACGGGACGAGGTAGAACGACGGCTGATAGAAATGTTCTACGCTCTTATCGACGAGAGTGATCGTCGCCTCGCTCGGGTCGAGTTTCCGACGCAGGATGTTAGCGGTCATTGCGCCGCCCGTCCCAGCACCGAGAATTGCTATGCGTGTCATTCCCACTCTATGGCTAAGAGAAGTAACGTGACAAAGATAGCGATGGGAGTAATTACCGGAACTGACCCGCCCTGTGCCAAGACTGCTGCAATAATTGCTGATTTTGATCTGAGAGGATTTCAACGCGATGCTCGGTTCGGGTGGTGGCAACGCCATCTGCGAACGCGGACACGTCTCCCGCTTGAGGCGGTCCGAACGGTCGCTTCGTGAGATAGAGTACGACCAGAAGTGCCGATGAACGCAGTCGATAGGGAGACCCGAACGGAACGCTCACTCCGTTTCCACGGGGACATCCACGAGGCTTCCCCACTCGGTCCAGGAGCCGTCGTAGTTCATCACCTCGGGATACCCCAGCAGTTCTGAGAGGACGACCCACGCGAGCGCCGAGCGTGCGCCCACGCCGCAGTACACGATAATCTTTCGACCGCCGGTGATGTCGGCGGCGGCCAAGACGTCCTCAACGGCGCTTCGAGATGCGAACCGGTTGCCATCGAACAGTCGGTCCAGCGGAATGTTGATCGCACCGGGGATGTGTCCCTGGATAGGCGTCGACGCCGACAGCTCGCTCCCGTCGTCTGCCTGGCCGCGGTATTCGGACGCCTGTCGAACATCGAGCAGTACAGTATCCTGACCGATCGCGCGGACGACATCGTCGCGGTACGCACGCACGTGATTAAACAGTCCACTGGCGGTGTACTCGACCGAGGGAAACGACCCCGGAACATGGGTTGTGGGGTATCCACTGGCGACCCAGTGTTCGAGGCCGCCGTCGAGCAGTCGCTGGTTTCGATGGCCGTAGTAGGCGAGCAACCAGTACACGTACGCGGCATGATACCCCTCACCATCGTCGTAGAGAACGAGGCTAGTATCTGCAGTCGCGCCGCGACTGCCGAGTAGTTCCTCGAGGTCGGTCCGGTCGGGAAGCCGCTGGCGGTTGGGGTCGAGCAGGTCCGATTCCACGTTCAGGACAACCGATCCTGGAATGACCGCACCGGCGGCGTCGTCCGACCCGACGTAGACGAGTCGTGCAGACGGATCGTCCTGCTGGAACGACGAGCGTTGCTCGTCGACCCAGTCCGGATCGACGAGGGCGTCGCGCGAGTACGTCGAGCACCCCGAGTCCCTGACGAGGGTATAGCAGGTCTGTCTCGCGTCATAATGTGCCGGATGGGACTCGACAAGTCCGGCGTTCTCGAGTTGTCCGATGGCGTAGTGCAGCGTCCGTGATGAGAGTCTGGTCTCATCGACAAGCTGTTTCTGTGAGAGCCGTCCGTTGTACTCGAGGACCTTGTAGACGAGGTTCGCACTCGGTGGGAGGTCCGACAGTTCGTCCTCGATCCAGTCTTCGGCCATGGCAAGTATCGTCAGTAGTCTCTGTACTGTTGTTAGTTACCGAGTCGAATCCGATGCGGGGAGACTAATTCGGCTGAGGGAAGATGCATATCGCGAAACTGAGGCGTTTCGACGGGATCACATCTCGACGTATCTTTGCCTCCGTGTGAACGGGATGTGTCCTCCAGTTGATCCTTGGCGCGATCTATCTGGATATTTGAACCGTACCTCTCTTCCACCCTTTTTTCAGTTCCTCTCAGAAGGCCATTGGTATTTGGCTCTACTATGCCTGAATATGCGTTTCTCTGATTCATGTATGCCGGTAGCACCCGAGAGACAATTAATCATGGTATCGAATACCAGTACAGTATATAGCAACAGCCGAAACTGTTCATCCACTGGTCACACGGCCTCCGTGCGAGCAGGTGTGCACTGACGGTCAGTGGCTACTATCGTTTATCATCACCGCCAGAACCTGTATGGATGATAACTAATGTTGTCGTTGTGCGATATAGTTGTGTGTAGCTTGATCAAGTACCACTCTGACGCCACCCGATTGCCCATCCAGAGTTATCGAAGTAACCAACGTGGTGAAATCGTAGTTTTTGGTCGATTGATGCAGAAATACAGCGTCTGAGTCGGGACCTTATTGCCGAAGACTGCGACACCGAAAATCGGTTTTGACTCCGTATTTCTTGCGATATATCCACAAGACTATTCGGCATATGTCTTGGCATATGGTTGACCGATAATAGCTCGCGACGGCTTCGCCGTTCTGATATGGGCACCGATTAGTCAGTTCGCAGCTGGTTGCGTGAGGACTGTGTAGTCAGTATGCAACTCGTTTTAGAACGGTTGATCGCTATCCGTCGTTCGATCATACTTTCCACTAATACTGATGGAAAGCAGAGCCGCTTGCGTGACACTGGCTCAATTCATCGATTGCTTTCCAACAGTACTGATGTAAACAGAGGCTTATTTATGACTGTGCGAGAACGTACACTCAGTCAATGAAACTGACACAGCACCGAGCGGGGTGTACCGCTCTCGATGGTTGAGCCAGCGGGTTGTTCGTGTAAAATCGGTCGGAATATCGAGACGTACGGCCTCGAGGAGCTAAACGCAGACCTCGTCGAGAAGCGACGAGAGGCTGACGCGAGCCTCCGAACTCTCGCAGCCCACTGTAATCGTCGGCTCTTGGAAGCAGCACTCGTCACTGCAGACGTCGACGTGACTGATGCAGTGTTCGGAGCCGTACACGGCGACGATGTCGTTGAGTTGGTGTACGATGCGCTCTCGAACGACGATGCGTCACCCGATACAGCGGCACGTGTCCGAACCCGGCTCGAGCAACAGGGAATCGATATCGAGACGATCGAATCGGACTGGGTGACACACCCGACGGTTCGGTCCCATCTCAACGAGTGTCTCGACATCGACACGAGCCGATCGGGGACGATCACAGTCGAGGATGCGAGGAACACTATCGAATGGGCACGGACGCAATGTACAGAGATCATCTCCAGAACGATCACACGACTCGAGAACGCTGGACTCGTTACTATCGGCACGCCGTCCGTGTCCGTCACTGTCCGGATTACCTGCATGGACTGTGGTGAGCGATACAGACCGACTGACCTGTTGACAGAGCGCACCTGCGCGTGTTCTACCACGACAGAGGGTGGATAAATCGAGTTGATCCAATGTTTTATCACAATCAATTTCCTCCGATCCAGTATGACTGACCAATCGACAACGACAGACACAGCGCCGGATCCGGAGCAGATCGAGGTGTCAGTCGAGAACCTCGGTGGGATCGAGCGCTGTTCGGTCGGCCTCGAAACAGGGGTCAACGTGCTGACCGGGAAGAACGCCACGAACCGGACGAGTTTCTTGCGGGCGCTCGTGGGCGCATTGGGCGGCTCGAAAACGACGCTCAAGAGCGATGCAGACGAGGGTCGAGTGTCAGTCGAGATCGGTTCCCACGTGTATCATCGGGAGTTCCACAGAACAGAGACAGGAATCACGACACATGGAACTCCATACACCGACGCGGAGCAACTGGTCGACAGCTTCGTCGCACTGCTCGAGGAGAACCCAGCACGACGTGCAGTGCAACGTGGTGACGATCTCCGCGAGATCATCATGCGGCCCGTCGACACTGACGAAATCGAACGGCAGATCCAAAGCCTCAAAGCGGACAAGGAGGCCCTCGAACAACGTCTCACAGAAGTCGACCGACGGACTGAACAGCTCCCGACTCTCGAAGAGCGACGGGCCAGTCTCACGGCGGAGATCGAGTCGATCAATTCGGAACTGGAGACGCTGCGAGCCGAGGTCGAGGCGTTCGAGGCTGATGCGGAGATGGCTGTGGAAGCTGAAGCGGTAATGGAACGGCTCGACGCTCGGCGGCAACAACTCAACGAAACGGAAGATCGGATCGACGTGCTCACTGCCGAGTTGGATGCACTCCGTGACAAACCGGCAGCCCTCCGTAGCGAACAGGCAGAACTTCCAGACCACTCGAAAGACGATCTGAAAGCCGTCCAGGAGCGACTCGAAGCAGTCAGGCGTGAGAAACGCAACGTCGACGAGACGATCACGAACCTCACGACGATCGTCGAGTTCAATGAGGACGTACTCTCCGGCGACAGCTCTGACTTAGAGAGTCTGCAATCAGCTACAGAGACCCCAGCCGCCGAACTCGCCCCCGATTCAGAACAGTCGGTCGACTGCTGGACCTGTGGCACCACGGTCAAGCGGGGAGACATAACGAACCGGCTGGAAAGCTTGCGCACTGTCATTCAAGAGAAACGGTCCGAGCAGACCGATCTCGCAAAGGAAGCAAGCGAACTGGAATCCAAACAACAGTCGATCATCGAAACGATCGATAGGCGGCAAGCGGTTGCCGACCGGCTCACGACTGTCGAAGAGAAACTCAACCGGAAGTCGACACAGCTTGCGGAACTCGAAACGGACGCCGCCGAGCTTCGAGACAGCATCGAAACACTCGAACACGAAGTCGCAGAAACCGAGGAGCTACGGGATACCGATCTGATGGACGCGTACGAACAGATCAGTGATCTCCAGTATGAGCGGGGCCAACTCCAGCAGGAGTTAGAAACTACAGTGGAGGAAATCGAAGCGATCGAAGCGTTACCGGACAGCGAGCAGCTACACGCAGAACTCGACGATGTCCGGGAATCACTCGCTCGCGAACGAACTCGGATCACAGATATCGAAACACAGGCAGTCGAGCAGTTTAACGAACACATGGACGATCTCCTGGCGGTCTTGGGATATAAAAACATCACGCGCGTCTGGATCGAGCGGAAACAGGCTGGTCGTGAGTCGTCGCCCGCAACCTTCGAGATGAACATCGTCCGCGAAACTGAGTCGGGGACGGTGTACGAAGATACGATCGACACGCTGAGCGAGAGTGAACGTGAGGTTATCGGGCTCGTGTTCGCACTTGCTGGATACCTCGTCCACGATGTCTACGAATCGATTCCGTTCATGCTGTTGGACTCGCTCGAGGCGATCGACGCCGATAGAATCTCGGCGCTCGTCGACTACTTTTCCGAGTACGCCCCATATCTCGTCGTGGCACTGCTTCCCGAGGACTCGGCAGGCGTCGAAATCGACCACAGACGGGTCCCTGCAGACACATTGGACTGATCTCGCGTCCACAGCTGTGCTTCGCGTCGTCGTCATACCTGTGCACTCACCCTCGCCGAGACGCCGTCGCCGAAGCCTACGATTCTAGCGAATGCTGAAGTCGAAGTCAGTTCGCTGAGAGAGTGGGTCCACACATGGTGAACAGCAGACTCCGACTGAGTCTCTTGATATGGGAATCTACTGCCGGTGATGTGGAACGTGACGCTCCTCAGCACCGAAAAGCGTGCATTGCTATTCACGAAAGGCGGAATCAGTACGGCTCGATCCGGGCTCCCGTCACTGGTCGTCCAGTCGTTGTGGATATGTCGTGTCAACCGACTCTCGGACGCTCGCCGAGTTCACGCTACGTGAATGACAACTCTGTTCGCTGGTGTACAAATCGGGTGTCGGGTTCACGATTGTCGATAACTATAACCCGATCCCGCCTAGTCCATGATGTATGATATCAAACCCGTCATCGAGGCAGGTCAAATCCGTCGAGACCTCCTTCGAGATCATCCACCTGCTCCAGGAGTACGGAGGTGCCACGCTAAACGAAGTGGCAGCCCACCTCGAGATCGCCAAGAGTACAGCCCACAACTACCTGGGAACGCTCGAATCGATGGGGTACGTGGTGAAACGGGACAGAACCTACCGATTGGGGCTTCGGTTTCTCACACACGGAATGGCAGCCAGAAACAGTCTGTCCATCGCCGATATCGTCCAGCAGTCGCTTGTAACGGTCGCTCAGGAGACCGGACAGTCGACGTGGTGGATCGTAGAGGAGTTCGGTCGGGGGTTTTTCGTCGATAATGCAGTTCCCGATGAGGACGGTGATAGCTACGGAACTATCGGGAAGCGGTCGTACCTCCACACGCACGCACCGGGAAAGGCGATACTCGCCCAACTGTCCAGAGACTACGTCTGGGAACTCATCGACTATCACGGATTGCCGATTTACACGACGAAGACGATTACGGACGCTGACACGCTCATCCAGGAGTTAGACACGATTCGTGATCAGGGATATGCAGTGAGTGACGGGGAAACAGCACTCGGCGTACAATCGACTGGCGTGGCGTTCGAGGACCCATACGGTGGCACAAACGCGATCGGTGTGTTCGGATACACGCACGACTTTGGCGGCGAGAGTCTCGAGAAAGACATTCCATCGCTGTTGAAACATGTTGTGAGTGACATCACCCAGTCACTCGAACGGGAGGTCGAGTGAGTATGGATGCGATTTCGCCACCTGAAACGCTCCGGACTGTCAAGAGTGCTGTCGAGATGAAAGCAGCGAGGAACAAAGACAAACCCTTCCTCCATTACCGAAACCAAGTGATTTCGTACGCTGAACTCGATCGCAACGCTGACGCGATCGCCACCAAACTCCGCGCGCAGGGAGTCGAAAAGGGTGACACCGTCTGTCTGTTCATGTACAACTGTCCCGAGTACATCTTCGTCTTCTTTGCACTCGCAAAGATCGGAGCCGTCGCGGCCCCGATCGATACGCGGTTCCGGGGTGAAACACTGGTGTACGTTCTCACCCAGTCTGACGCGACCACGATTTTCATCGACGCGAAAACGCGCCCAGAGTACGAGTCAGTCACCGCTTCGGTTCCGAACATCACGAGAGAGTACCTCATCGACGAGACTGGCACCGACCACCCGTACCGGAAGTTCGACACGCTCCTCGAGGACGACTCGATGTCTACGCCGACGACAGCCGTCGAACCGTCGGACCCACTCGCAGTGATCTACGTCCAGCGGAACGCAACCGAACAGCCGAAGGGCGTCGTGCTCCCCCACTACTCGTATATTAATACCGGCTGGGAGGCGTGCGAGAACCTGTTCGATTTTACCGAAGACGACCGCATATTCACGACGCTGCCACTGTACAGTAGCTTCACGTTTCATCTCGGCGTTATCGGGACGCTACTTGCCGATGCGGAGTTCGTCCTCGCCGGACAGTTCGATCCATCGCGGTTCTGGGAGCAGATCGAGTCCTCCGACGCTACCGTGTTTCTATATCTCAGTCGGATGCTCTCGGTGCTTTACAACCAAGACGAGAAACCGACCAACGGTGAGACGCCGATCGAGTTGGCCATCGGCCACAGCTTCGGATTCACAACGGATGAAGAGATGTTCCGAACACTGGAAGAACGGTTCGACATCACCATCCTCGAGGGATACGGTGTCACACCAGCGACCATTGTCACCTACAACTGTCCGGACGACCGACGGCTTGGAAGCGTCGGTAAAGAAGCGTCGTACGTCGATCTTGAGATCGTCGATGGGGACGACTGGCCCGTGTCACCGGGCGAAACAGGTGAGATCGTCGTTCGTCCGACGGAACCGCACACGATGATGCAAGGCTACTACAACCAACCCGAGGCCACCACGGAAGCCGTTCGGAATCAGTGGCTTCACACCGGCGGGATCGGCTACAAAGACGACGACGGATACCTCCACTTCGTCGCGAACAGGGACAACTCGATCTATCGTGGCCGCATCGATGGCCGGATCTCATCGCTCGAGATCGAGAGTGTGATCGATGCCCACCCCGGTGTTCGCCAGTCGAGTGTCGTCGGTGTGACCAACGAGGCGGGTAGCGAAGAGATCAAGGCGTTCGTAGTCCCCGAAGCCGACGCCGACATCACACCGATCGATATCTGCAAACGCTGTGAACGACAGCTCCCCTACCTCAAAGTCCCACGATACATCGAGATCCGCGAGGAGTTCCCCCGGAGTCCATCGGGGAAGATCAGAAAGCAAGAGCTCAAAGCCGAGGGGACAGTGAACGCGTGGGACCGCAAGAGTGGATACGAACTGAGCCGATAACGCCAGTCAGTCTGGATGTGAAAATATTCTTATAAGATTGCCGTGTGGAAAATCGAGCGGTTAGTCTTCGTCGTCGGTGCTACAGACGAGAACCGGACGGGTCGTGTTCAGGATTACCGCCTGCGTGACGCTCCCGAACAATACCTTGCCCGTCGGTGTCCGCTTTCGACCCGCGAGTACGATACGGTCTGCGTCGTGTCTGTCGGCGGCATGAATAATCGCAGTGGCCGGATCGCCACTGGTCCCCTCGAGTTCGACGTCGATGTCGGCGTCCTCGAGTATCTCTCGAGCACGTCTGACTGCGCCGACCTGCTCGACCGTTCCGCCTTGGGGGTTCTCGCCGAAGTCGTGGAGGAGTATCGCCGTAATTTCCGACGCTGCGCACGGAATCTGTGCGACTGTGTTCGCCTGTGACACTGCACGATCGGTATCCGTGTCAATACCAAGTACAACTGTGAACATGTAGCAAACATCGAAGCTATGCTATATTATTGTATCGGACAGTGTTTGCCAGCGGAAGTTATGTGGATATAATAGAAGATCGTCTGACCGGCACAGGTGGCCTCGGCCTGCAGCGTCGAGAGTGCGCGCCCAAGCTGTTTCTCGTTCATGTGGCACCATTCGCCAATTAATATGGTGGAAATAATACTGTATATGCTTACGATGCCGATTATTACACTCTCACGTTGGATGAAAATCCACGATATCCGTAATCTATATATAATATGTATTCATCTCCGTTTGTTGTGTTAATCCATGACAAACCAGGAGATAGCATCTGAAACGGAAGCGTGCGAACGGAGAACAGTGCTCAAAGGATTCGGCGGTGCTGCAGCAGGTGTAACAACGCTGTCGCTCGCCGGTTGTCTCGGTAGCGGCGACGGCAGCGGTGGCGTGTCAGTGCCCGGCCTCTACGACATGAGCGGTGCGACATCTGACGTCGGAAAGCCGTCCGGAATCGGCTCTCGTGACGCGATCAAGTGGATCAACGAAAACGACGAGTTGGACACGGAGATCGATCACCCGTGGCAGGACTACGCGTACGACGTGCCCACGGCAAAGAGTGCGTACGACGAGTACACGAGTGGATCGAAACCCCCCGTCATCATCGGCTGGGGTACTGCTGACACGGAAGCACTGTCTCCGTCGGTCGCTCGAGATCGTATCGTATACATCTCGGCGTCCTACTCGGCGAAGTTGGTCAAAGAGGAGACGCCGTTCAATTTCTTCGGCAACCTCGACTACACTAGCCAGGCCCGCGCACACCTCAAGTGGATCAAAGAGAACGATCCTGACGCGAAGGTGGCGTTTATTTTCTCGAATACGGCGTTCGGGAAATCGCCGGTCGAAGGCGGTCGCCAGTACGCGGAATCACTGGGACTGGATCTCGGTGAGAACA
The sequence above is a segment of the Natrinema sp. HArc-T2 genome. Coding sequences within it:
- a CDS encoding rhodanese-like domain-containing protein produces the protein MTDLITADELKEKIDRDEDFALFDSRSPEDYENWHIAAAENMEYSATDDELRGDFDAVRDELEEDTEIITICAVGRSSKALGEWLDERNYKNVSTVDGGMEAWSRVYDVVPIATRDDDIEILQLQRRAKGCLGYVVGCRRTGKAAIVDSSRHTQQFLEAARDRGFDVTAIFETHIHADHLMTGGKRLRDELNVPYYLGSEIETRDPQFEYDPVDPNDTVDIGEITMKGVHTPGHTTGSTSWLVEDEAIMTGDTLFVESVGRTELQFEGGDAEEASGVLYETLQKLMAEPDTVTVLPGHFNVTDDGEYIGVTPGLPMQSPIGHIRTHNEMIQMDKDEYVQAAFETIPEKPPNYEEVIATNEGKRELESKDEADELELGPNRCAATEESVVGDD
- a CDS encoding DUF1641 domain-containing protein, whose protein sequence is MSKTDASDATEAALSDEEMAELAATLNENADELRELLELLTVIQETAAELAPEMRTAVRENREPLREVRMAFEREETVVLLQQLGEHSEELTELLGLLDATEGLASDLAPELRFAVRENRDVLRRLRMAVEREDIVVLVERLGENADTLAETLDLLDATEGLVDDLIPELQDASGDLRPAIRQSRLVAAGLVDATAEYDTDPYELGQNLGHMMWLTQRIGDPQVLKTLDAGLGAFAEEEPKEMGILGLLGALRNRNVRRGIGRIVDFLRRVGAR
- a CDS encoding NAD(P)/FAD-dependent oxidoreductase → MTRIAILGAGTGGAMTANILRRKLDPSEATITLVDKSVEHFYQPSFYLVPFGYLEPEQSRDVRDLIHSDVEFVHDAVTGVDPDDQVVHLEEADDDLTYDYLVVATGHRLAPETTPGMVEAWEETDVVYPFYHYEAALEMREGLQDFDGGTFVVTIPDTPFKCPGAPLKMAMLAEDYARRQGFRDDAEFIMTRNADHHFGVQPYRDKLYDIWDERDIEFKANTSVSEVDPDAQVIHTDNGQIEYDFYTPVSPQYGQQAITDSSPLTEGDDEHDGEYVTIDKHTLQHDEYETVFALGDCENAPHSKTAAAARKESHTVAENVVRAMNDRELKPEYDGYAACPLLTQKGKAMIAEFDYEESISAPVETRSNWIMDVNVLPSVYWNLWMHGYDPLPV
- a CDS encoding rhodanese-like domain-containing protein, with product MAEDWIEDELSDLPPSANLVYKVLEYNGRLSQKQLVDETRLSSRTLHYAIGQLENAGLVESHPAHYDARQTCYTLVRDSGCSTYSRDALVDPDWVDEQRSSFQQDDPSARLVYVGSDDAAGAVIPGSVVLNVESDLLDPNRQRLPDRTDLEELLGSRGATADTSLVLYDDGEGYHAAYVYWLLAYYGHRNQRLLDGGLEHWVASGYPTTHVPGSFPSVEYTASGLFNHVRAYRDDVVRAIGQDTVLLDVRQASEYRGQADDGSELSASTPIQGHIPGAINIPLDRLFDGNRFASRSAVEDVLAAADITGGRKIIVYCGVGARSALAWVVLSELLGYPEVMNYDGSWTEWGSLVDVPVETE
- the rdfA gene encoding rod-determining factor RdfA: MVEPAGCSCKIGRNIETYGLEELNADLVEKRREADASLRTLAAHCNRRLLEAALVTADVDVTDAVFGAVHGDDVVELVYDALSNDDASPDTAARVRTRLEQQGIDIETIESDWVTHPTVRSHLNECLDIDTSRSGTITVEDARNTIEWARTQCTEIISRTITRLENAGLVTIGTPSVSVTVRITCMDCGERYRPTDLLTERTCACSTTTEGG
- a CDS encoding archaea-specific SMC-related protein, whose amino-acid sequence is MTDQSTTTDTAPDPEQIEVSVENLGGIERCSVGLETGVNVLTGKNATNRTSFLRALVGALGGSKTTLKSDADEGRVSVEIGSHVYHREFHRTETGITTHGTPYTDAEQLVDSFVALLEENPARRAVQRGDDLREIIMRPVDTDEIERQIQSLKADKEALEQRLTEVDRRTEQLPTLEERRASLTAEIESINSELETLRAEVEAFEADAEMAVEAEAVMERLDARRQQLNETEDRIDVLTAELDALRDKPAALRSEQAELPDHSKDDLKAVQERLEAVRREKRNVDETITNLTTIVEFNEDVLSGDSSDLESLQSATETPAAELAPDSEQSVDCWTCGTTVKRGDITNRLESLRTVIQEKRSEQTDLAKEASELESKQQSIIETIDRRQAVADRLTTVEEKLNRKSTQLAELETDAAELRDSIETLEHEVAETEELRDTDLMDAYEQISDLQYERGQLQQELETTVEEIEAIEALPDSEQLHAELDDVRESLARERTRITDIETQAVEQFNEHMDDLLAVLGYKNITRVWIERKQAGRESSPATFEMNIVRETESGTVYEDTIDTLSESEREVIGLVFALAGYLVHDVYESIPFMLLDSLEAIDADRISALVDYFSEYAPYLVVALLPEDSAGVEIDHRRVPADTLD
- a CDS encoding IclR family transcriptional regulator — protein: MISNPSSRQVKSVETSFEIIHLLQEYGGATLNEVAAHLEIAKSTAHNYLGTLESMGYVVKRDRTYRLGLRFLTHGMAARNSLSIADIVQQSLVTVAQETGQSTWWIVEEFGRGFFVDNAVPDEDGDSYGTIGKRSYLHTHAPGKAILAQLSRDYVWELIDYHGLPIYTTKTITDADTLIQELDTIRDQGYAVSDGETALGVQSTGVAFEDPYGGTNAIGVFGYTHDFGGESLEKDIPSLLKHVVSDITQSLEREVE